One window of the Peptacetobacter hiranonis genome contains the following:
- a CDS encoding DUF4300 family protein, whose translation MKNKFKKIIALLSVCTISALGFVGCTSNKDIMYSNMQDTKSREEVFSELKKHDVSDNQINKLIEWMDDFNSYVKDGQLSNGLKKMDGDLVDYSTLELKDMPSYYVNCRLTSFMIMKNALTTNCKPDDSDTYLMLDLDAIDTDKPISMTEQEKLNYTTLFNWIPLDDAKTLEQHEEKIETALKDRDIKIDESKGLSIINIYVHSTFDNVRFVGHIGVLMDTKDGLLFVEKYGPDTPFQATKFHNREELKKYLLARPDLYGEKDEVAPIITENNKVI comes from the coding sequence ATGAAAAATAAATTCAAAAAAATTATTGCGCTTCTAAGTGTTTGCACTATATCAGCACTTGGATTTGTAGGATGTACTTCAAACAAAGACATCATGTATTCTAATATGCAGGATACAAAATCTAGAGAAGAAGTTTTCTCAGAATTAAAAAAACATGATGTATCAGACAATCAGATAAATAAATTAATTGAATGGATGGATGACTTCAACTCTTATGTAAAAGATGGTCAATTATCTAATGGCCTTAAAAAAATGGATGGAGATTTAGTCGATTACTCTACTCTTGAGCTTAAAGACATGCCTTCATACTATGTAAATTGTAGATTAACATCATTTATGATTATGAAAAATGCTTTAACTACAAACTGTAAACCAGATGACTCTGATACATATTTAATGCTAGACTTAGATGCCATAGATACTGATAAGCCAATTTCTATGACTGAGCAGGAAAAGCTAAATTACACTACTCTATTTAACTGGATTCCTCTTGATGATGCAAAAACATTAGAACAGCACGAGGAAAAAATAGAAACAGCGTTAAAAGATAGGGATATTAAAATAGACGAATCTAAAGGATTATCTATTATAAATATCTACGTTCACTCTACCTTTGACAATGTTCGTTTTGTAGGCCACATTGGTGTACTTATGGATACCAAAGACGGACTTTTATTCGTCGAAAAATACGGGCCAGATACTCCATTCCAGGCTACAAAATTCCACAATAGAGAAGAATTAAAAAAATATCTACTAGCTAGACCTGACTTATACGGTGAAAAAGACGAAGTAGCTCCAATAATAACAGAAAACAATAAAGT